In Perca fluviatilis chromosome 14, GENO_Pfluv_1.0, whole genome shotgun sequence, a genomic segment contains:
- the LOC120572944 gene encoding zinc finger protein 239-like, protein HHCQHCDKSFTTSGYLKIHQRVHTGENLHICDQCGAAFTQQSHLKIHQRIHTGEKPYWCEQCGKGFSHSSNLEIHQRVHTGEKPYSCDQCGAAFTQQSILKNHQRIHTGEKPYWCEQCGKSFTQSSNLEIHRRVHTGEKPYWCEQCGRTFSQSSSLKYHQRIHTGEKPYWCEQCGKTFSLSGSLKYHQRIHTAS, encoded by the coding sequence caccactgtcaacactgtgacaaatccttcacaacatctggatatttaaagattcatcagagagttcacactggagagaatctacacatctgtgatcaatgtggggcagctttcacacaacagaGTCACCTAAAAAtccatcaacgcattcacactggagagaagccgtactggtgtgaacagtGTGGGAAAGGTTTTTCTCACAGTAGTAACCTAGAAATCCACcaacgtgttcacactggagagaagccgtacagctgtgatcaatgtggggcagctttcacacaacagaGTATCCTAAAAaaccatcaacgcattcacactggagagaagccgtactggtgtgaacagtGTGGGAAAAGTTTTACTCAGAGTAGTAACCTAGAAATCcaccgacgtgttcacactggagagaagccgtactggtgtgaacaatgtgggagaACGTTTTCTCAGAGTAGTAGCCTTAAATatcaccagcgcattcacactggagagaagccttactggtgtgaacaatgtgggaaaactttttctctgAGTGGTAGCCTTAAATatcaccagcgcattcacactgcctcGTGA